In the Adlercreutzia equolifaciens DSM 19450 genome, one interval contains:
- the mscL gene encoding large conductance mechanosensitive channel protein MscL, translated as MKSLLAEFKEFINRGNVIDMAVGIIIGAAFTAIVTSLTDDIINPLIKLITGGNGTDVAGLTIPVAGTENGIDFGAFISAIINFLIVAWVVFMIVKAFNKMKDGTAKLPFMKNAKGEEAIEHAPTCPFCLEEINVGATRCPHCTAELPAPAEVTIEVVKK; from the coding sequence ATGAAAAGCCTCCTGGCCGAGTTCAAGGAATTCATCAACCGCGGCAACGTGATCGATATGGCCGTCGGCATCATCATCGGCGCGGCGTTCACCGCCATCGTCACGTCGCTGACCGACGACATCATCAACCCGCTCATCAAGCTCATCACAGGCGGCAACGGCACCGATGTCGCCGGGCTCACCATCCCCGTCGCCGGCACCGAGAACGGCATCGATTTCGGCGCGTTCATCAGCGCCATCATCAACTTCCTCATTGTGGCGTGGGTCGTGTTCATGATTGTGAAGGCCTTCAACAAGATGAAGGACGGCACGGCGAAGCTGCCCTTCATGAAGAACGCCAAGGGCGAGGAAGCCATCGAGCACGCCCCCACCTGCCCCTTCTGCCTGGAAGAGATCAACGTGGGCGCCACCCGCTGCCCCCACTGCACCGCCGAGCTGCCCGCCCCGGCCGAAGTGACCATCGAGGTCGTGAAGAAGTAA
- a CDS encoding isochorismate synthase, with translation MTRIYTCNVPIEADLVDAFCWLQKGFTDQFVYYDKQRACRYMGLGRCIALPSLRDVEYEYGEGSSLHEVAAGEDAAEQPPVFFSFNRFDATNPAPADELMASFPRLRFMLPEIVLIENERGRFLQVNSLGPVYPGRVARFTRMVAAAPPRQRATVPFALEPDSREAWGEAMDAALAAIGEGRVSKVVLSRRLRLLAEHPFSSKDLLVNLIDGDARGTVLLYRYADVFFCGCTPELLVRKRGDVVESMCLAGTCPAGATAAESDALAEALLADGKNRAEHDYVVQLIRSVLDRVCYDVDVPAVPEIMRLAHVQHLFTPARARVLAGITLADLMEDLHPTPAVAGTPVGEAKMLLRAIEPYNRGFYAGACGFVDGAGDGEFSVALRTGVFDGEMGYVYGGCGIVGESDADAEYEEIDLKLRTTLSAFGA, from the coding sequence ATGACCCGAATTTACACGTGCAATGTGCCCATTGAGGCAGATCTGGTGGATGCGTTCTGCTGGCTGCAGAAGGGGTTCACCGACCAGTTCGTCTACTACGATAAGCAGCGTGCCTGCCGCTATATGGGGCTGGGCCGCTGCATCGCGCTGCCCAGTTTGCGCGATGTGGAATACGAGTACGGCGAGGGCAGCTCGTTGCACGAGGTCGCGGCTGGCGAGGATGCCGCCGAGCAGCCGCCGGTGTTCTTCTCGTTCAATCGCTTCGACGCCACCAATCCCGCGCCGGCCGACGAGCTGATGGCCTCGTTCCCTCGGCTGCGCTTTATGTTGCCGGAAATCGTGCTCATCGAGAACGAACGCGGGCGCTTCTTGCAGGTGAACTCGCTGGGCCCGGTGTACCCCGGCCGCGTGGCCCGCTTCACACGCATGGTGGCTGCCGCGCCGCCCCGCCAGCGCGCGACCGTTCCGTTTGCGCTTGAGCCCGATTCCCGCGAGGCGTGGGGCGAGGCCATGGATGCGGCGCTTGCGGCCATAGGGGAGGGCCGGGTGTCGAAGGTGGTGCTCTCGCGCCGGTTGCGCCTTCTGGCCGAGCACCCCTTCTCATCGAAGGATCTGCTCGTAAACCTCATCGACGGCGATGCCCGCGGCACGGTGCTTCTGTACCGTTACGCCGACGTCTTCTTTTGCGGCTGCACACCCGAGCTTCTCGTGCGTAAACGCGGCGATGTGGTGGAATCGATGTGCCTGGCGGGGACATGTCCTGCCGGAGCTACGGCGGCGGAATCGGACGCATTGGCAGAGGCGCTTCTGGCCGACGGGAAGAACCGCGCCGAGCACGATTACGTGGTGCAGCTCATTCGCAGCGTTCTTGACCGCGTTTGCTACGACGTCGATGTTCCCGCCGTGCCCGAGATCATGCGGCTTGCCCACGTGCAGCACCTGTTCACGCCGGCCCGCGCCCGCGTGCTCGCTGGCATCACGCTGGCCGACCTCATGGAAGACCTGCATCCCACCCCCGCCGTGGCCGGCACGCCGGTGGGGGAGGCGAAGATGCTGCTGCGGGCCATCGAGCCCTACAACCGCGGATTCTATGCGGGAGCCTGCGGTTTCGTGGACGGCGCCGGCGACGGCGAGTTTTCCGTGGCCCTGCGCACCGGCGTTTTCGACGGCGAGATGGGCTATGTCTACGGCGGCTGCGGCATCGTCGGCGAGAGCGATGCGGACGCCGAGTACGAGGAAATCGACCTGAAGCTGCGCACCACCCTTTCCGCTTTCGGCGCGTAA
- the folE gene encoding GTP cyclohydrolase I FolE — MDTAKIEAGVRLILEGIGEDPEREGLRETPARVARMYEEVLGGLEEDPSRHFDVTFDEGHEEIVLVGDIPFFSMCEHHLAPFFGKAHVAYIPGEDGRICGISKLARLVDGFAKRPQVQERLTGQIADTLVEALHPAGVIVVLEAEHMCMSMRGVKKPGAKTTTRAVRGCFETDADARSEALSLIFRH; from the coding sequence GTGGATACAGCGAAAATCGAAGCAGGCGTCCGCCTGATTTTGGAAGGCATCGGGGAAGACCCCGAGCGCGAGGGGCTGCGGGAGACGCCGGCGCGCGTGGCCCGTATGTACGAGGAAGTGCTGGGCGGCCTGGAAGAGGATCCGTCGCGGCATTTCGACGTGACCTTCGACGAGGGCCACGAGGAAATCGTGCTCGTGGGCGACATCCCCTTCTTCAGCATGTGCGAGCACCATCTGGCGCCGTTTTTCGGGAAGGCGCACGTGGCTTACATTCCTGGCGAGGACGGCCGCATCTGCGGCATCTCGAAGCTGGCGCGGCTTGTGGACGGCTTCGCCAAGCGCCCCCAGGTGCAGGAGCGCCTGACCGGGCAGATCGCCGACACGCTGGTGGAAGCGCTGCATCCCGCTGGCGTCATCGTGGTGCTGGAGGCCGAGCACATGTGCATGTCCATGCGCGGCGTGAAGAAGCCGGGCGCGAAAACGACCACGCGGGCCGTGCGCGGCTGCTTCGAAACCGATGCCGACGCGCGTTCCGAGGCGCTGTCGCTGATTTTCCGCCACTAA
- the rlmH gene encoding 23S rRNA (pseudouridine(1915)-N(3))-methyltransferase RlmH, producing MKITVVAVGKLKEKFWVAACDEYLKRLRPYAKVTVAEIPDVDPARAGGVEAAREREGAGILAAVPEGAHVILMAIEGKQRSSVDFSRHLDDLALRGASELAFVIGGSDGVSDAVRARADETFSFGPITLPHNLARVVLLEQLYRAFKISRGEPYHK from the coding sequence CTGAAGATAACCGTCGTTGCCGTGGGCAAGCTGAAGGAGAAGTTCTGGGTGGCGGCCTGCGACGAGTACTTGAAGCGGCTGCGCCCCTACGCGAAGGTGACCGTGGCCGAGATTCCCGATGTCGATCCGGCGCGGGCCGGCGGTGTGGAGGCGGCTCGCGAGCGCGAAGGCGCAGGCATTTTGGCGGCCGTGCCGGAGGGGGCGCACGTCATCCTCATGGCCATCGAGGGAAAGCAGCGCTCGAGCGTCGACTTCTCCCGTCACCTGGACGATCTGGCTCTGCGCGGCGCAAGCGAGCTCGCGTTCGTCATCGGCGGTTCCGACGGTGTGAGCGATGCGGTGCGCGCCCGGGCCGACGAGACGTTCTCCTTCGGCCCCATCACCCTGCCCCACAACCTGGCCCGCGTCGTGCTGCTCGAGCAGCTCTACCGCGCCTTCAAAATCTCCCGCGGCGAGCCCTATCACAAGTAG
- the menD gene encoding 2-succinyl-5-enolpyruvyl-6-hydroxy-3-cyclohexene-1-carboxylate synthase, whose translation MAITTTHQQDTALFVAAFFDEMVRWGVREVVVSPGSRSTALAMAAYELEQRRPQDLRVYVDIDERGAAFLGLGLAKASGRPVALVCTSGTALANYYPAVIEAETSRVPLIVLSGDRPPQLQGLGAPQTTDQLKAYGNHVRSFRAMPTPRGRDRDIAFARQAAREAVLAALGPTATLAPYREPAPAKEGLRESATTGVLEGTDSAVVAASLGKHAAVSAGSGSAALPMDPAATVALSMDPAATVAMPANSAIAGARADAPARDAADDFAGAAAEEADSFQPIFYNEAGDIVNYNPNVQVASRACMHLAGPVHVNFPFDAPLKPDFAGADLQAMQRAARDCFALGARNASIAAKDGALLDLGPLVGPAGTLPPSSIEAIERLLWKRPSLVLAGEGSCETVAEAEEILAWARKLSLPVLADPLSGLRSIDDPLIIDNYDNLCARADCPVPEVVIRFGRYPVSKSATALLERVRPVSLAVDVAETRDFNAATDVFVGTTPLGFVRSGWRAEGRKAQHRFADAWVALNDEARLRILAVEWDGVATHDSEAAEGAYVRSLLELAPEGSCLFSANSMSIRAVDTFYVKDGKPLAVMANRGQNGIDGVVSTAVGVAQHFAQTTFLTGDFTLLHDLSGLALQREMLLQRRGSAGTPSLVIVLLNNNGGAIFDMLPQASADPYFERLFLAPQDVRFTEAAAAFGIPSASVHTVGAFRSAYEQFLGTPGISLIEVALPLRGVRDRYAPYQR comes from the coding sequence ATGGCCATAACGACGACTCATCAGCAGGATACGGCGCTGTTCGTGGCGGCGTTCTTCGACGAGATGGTGCGCTGGGGCGTGCGCGAGGTGGTGGTGAGCCCCGGCTCGCGGTCGACGGCCTTGGCCATGGCGGCCTACGAGCTGGAGCAGCGCCGGCCGCAAGACCTGCGGGTTTACGTGGATATCGACGAGCGCGGGGCGGCTTTTCTCGGTTTGGGCCTTGCGAAGGCGAGCGGCCGCCCCGTGGCGCTCGTGTGCACCTCGGGCACGGCCTTGGCGAACTACTACCCGGCGGTTATCGAGGCGGAAACGTCCCGGGTGCCGCTCATCGTTCTGTCTGGCGACCGGCCCCCGCAGCTGCAGGGCCTCGGCGCGCCGCAAACCACCGACCAGCTGAAGGCCTACGGCAATCACGTGCGCTCCTTCCGCGCCATGCCCACGCCGCGCGGCCGCGACCGCGACATCGCCTTCGCCCGCCAGGCGGCCCGCGAGGCGGTGCTCGCCGCGCTTGGCCCGACGGCCACGCTGGCTCCCTACCGCGAGCCGGCGCCGGCAAAGGAGGGGTTGCGCGAGTCCGCGACGACCGGTGTGCTTGAAGGGACGGATTCTGCGGTCGTGGCGGCTTCCCTCGGCAAGCATGCTGCTGTTTCAGCTGGCTCCGGATCCGCCGCGCTGCCGATGGATCCTGCTGCCACCGTTGCGCTGTCGATGGATCCTGCTGCCACCGTCGCGATGCCGGCGAATTCCGCGATCGCTGGCGCTCGCGCCGATGCTCCCGCGCGGGATGCTGCTGACGACTTTGCGGGCGCAGCCGCTGAAGAGGCCGATTCTTTCCAGCCGATCTTCTACAACGAGGCCGGCGACATTGTGAACTACAACCCGAACGTGCAGGTGGCTTCCCGCGCCTGCATGCACCTGGCCGGCCCCGTGCACGTGAACTTCCCCTTCGATGCCCCGCTCAAACCCGATTTCGCTGGCGCCGATTTGCAGGCCATGCAGCGCGCCGCTCGCGATTGCTTCGCTCTGGGTGCCCGCAATGCCAGCATCGCCGCGAAGGACGGCGCTCTTCTTGATCTGGGCCCGCTTGTTGGCCCTGCCGGTACCTTGCCTCCCTCGAGTATCGAGGCCATCGAGCGCCTTCTGTGGAAGCGCCCCTCTTTGGTGCTTGCCGGCGAGGGCTCCTGCGAGACTGTGGCCGAGGCAGAGGAGATCCTCGCTTGGGCGCGCAAGCTGTCGCTGCCGGTGCTTGCCGATCCGCTGTCGGGCCTGCGTTCCATCGACGACCCGCTTATCATCGACAACTACGACAACCTCTGCGCTCGCGCCGACTGCCCCGTGCCCGAGGTGGTCATCCGCTTCGGTCGCTATCCTGTCTCGAAAAGTGCAACCGCTCTGCTCGAGCGCGTGCGTCCCGTCTCCCTGGCCGTTGATGTTGCCGAGACGCGCGATTTCAACGCGGCGACGGACGTGTTCGTGGGCACGACGCCCCTCGGGTTCGTGCGCAGCGGATGGCGCGCCGAGGGCCGCAAGGCCCAGCACCGCTTCGCTGATGCCTGGGTCGCCCTCAACGACGAGGCGCGCCTGCGCATTCTCGCCGTGGAATGGGACGGCGTGGCCACCCACGATTCCGAGGCCGCGGAAGGCGCCTACGTGCGCTCGCTTCTGGAGCTGGCGCCGGAAGGCTCGTGTCTCTTTTCGGCGAATTCCATGAGCATCCGCGCCGTGGACACCTTCTACGTGAAAGACGGCAAGCCCCTGGCCGTGATGGCCAATCGCGGGCAGAACGGCATCGACGGCGTGGTCTCGACGGCGGTGGGGGTGGCGCAGCACTTCGCCCAGACGACGTTTCTCACCGGCGACTTCACGCTGCTGCACGACCTCTCCGGCCTGGCGCTCCAGCGCGAGATGCTGCTCCAGCGCCGCGGATCCGCAGGGACGCCGTCGCTGGTCATCGTGCTTCTGAACAACAACGGCGGCGCCATCTTCGACATGCTGCCCCAGGCCTCCGCCGACCCGTACTTCGAGCGGCTGTTCCTCGCGCCCCAGGACGTGCGCTTCACCGAGGCCGCCGCCGCCTTCGGCATTCCGTCGGCCAGCGTGCACACGGTCGGAGCCTTCCGCAGCGCCTACGAGCAGTTCCTCGGCACGCCGGGCATCAGCCTCATCGAAGTGGCGCTGCCCCTGCGCGGCGTTCGCGACCGCTACGCCCCCTACCAGCGATAA
- a CDS encoding MFS transporter: MGRKLAPLFFAAFLAYGYNNIFMTLTPSFVVAAGGTLAEAGLQNSVYLAAAVLLRFVFGPAADRWGTKPVMLVGLASFVLGGILFPLCAEFWQMLLVRCVQAVGLASFWSSATATVSEAAPPQARGRWLGLYRLTTSASLLLGPLVAFGLVKAAGFAACFWMLAGCSAVALTCVGAMRLPRRRRERLRVKSPCVEGSLSLSGVVGMAVTGTFVAAMGYGLLFSFGGTFISAAGMTENEGWCFTLIGLGGLAANPVAGILCDRRDARRLFGIHGLLMGMGVALFAVAASSLPALVVSGLCIGYGYAGAMVCAQAMIARQVAEGRQATALALQQNAIDVGIASASALYGGVFSALGSSAAEPFLFQACFVTICGVVLVAVRSGSRDASKGSSA, encoded by the coding sequence ATGGGCCGGAAACTTGCCCCACTGTTTTTCGCCGCCTTCCTCGCTTACGGCTACAACAATATCTTCATGACGCTGACCCCCTCTTTCGTGGTGGCCGCGGGAGGGACGTTGGCGGAAGCGGGGCTTCAGAACAGCGTGTATCTGGCCGCGGCAGTCCTCTTGCGCTTCGTCTTCGGCCCGGCGGCGGATCGGTGGGGCACGAAGCCGGTCATGCTCGTGGGCCTTGCGTCGTTTGTGCTCGGGGGCATTCTGTTCCCGCTGTGTGCCGAGTTCTGGCAGATGCTTTTGGTGCGCTGCGTGCAGGCGGTCGGCCTTGCTTCTTTCTGGTCGTCGGCCACAGCCACCGTTTCGGAGGCGGCGCCGCCCCAGGCGCGGGGCCGCTGGCTCGGCCTGTATCGCCTGACGACCTCCGCCTCGCTTCTTCTGGGGCCTCTTGTGGCGTTCGGGCTCGTGAAGGCCGCGGGGTTCGCCGCGTGCTTCTGGATGCTTGCTGGATGCTCTGCTGTTGCCTTGACTTGCGTTGGCGCCATGAGGCTCCCTCGCCGTCGACGCGAGCGGCTTCGGGTAAAATCCCCCTGTGTGGAAGGCTCGCTTTCTCTATCGGGAGTTGTTGGTATGGCGGTGACCGGGACGTTTGTCGCTGCCATGGGGTACGGGCTGCTGTTCAGTTTTGGAGGCACCTTCATCTCGGCTGCCGGAATGACCGAAAACGAGGGATGGTGCTTCACGCTTATTGGGCTCGGGGGCCTTGCGGCCAATCCCGTTGCCGGCATCCTCTGCGATCGCCGCGATGCGCGCCGGCTGTTCGGCATCCATGGGCTGCTCATGGGGATGGGCGTTGCGCTCTTCGCCGTGGCGGCATCGTCTTTGCCAGCCCTTGTCGTTTCGGGCCTTTGCATCGGCTATGGCTATGCGGGCGCCATGGTGTGCGCCCAGGCTATGATTGCTCGCCAGGTGGCGGAAGGGCGCCAGGCGACGGCGCTCGCCCTGCAGCAGAACGCCATCGACGTCGGCATCGCCTCCGCGAGCGCTCTGTATGGAGGCGTGTTCTCGGCGCTCGGGTCTTCCGCAGCAGAGCCGTTTCTCTTTCAAGCATGTTTTGTGACGATATGTGGAGTTGTCCTCGTGGCCGTGCGATCGGGTTCTCGTGATGCTTCAAAAGGCTCTTCTGCTTGA
- a CDS encoding ACT domain-containing protein, whose protein sequence is MKCVISVLGKDRSGVVAAIATTLADCGANIDDISQTILGEGRMFSMTMMVTLDPAVADFNTVQERLAADGERLSMQVLIQREDVFQAMYEI, encoded by the coding sequence ATGAAGTGCGTCATCTCCGTCCTTGGCAAGGACCGCTCCGGCGTGGTGGCTGCCATCGCCACGACGCTGGCCGACTGCGGCGCCAACATCGACGACATCTCCCAGACGATTCTCGGCGAGGGTCGCATGTTCTCCATGACCATGATGGTGACGCTGGATCCTGCCGTCGCCGACTTCAACACCGTGCAGGAGCGCCTGGCCGCCGACGGCGAGCGCCTGTCCATGCAGGTTCTCATCCAACGCGAGGACGTCTTCCAAGCGATGTACGAGATTTAG
- a CDS encoding 4Fe-4S dicluster domain-containing protein, with protein sequence MAKQYGMVIDTTRCMGCQTCAVACKVSNDVPGELYWAHVEGLEGDLYRPTGTFPKVKMNFRPTLCNHCAEPACVANCPTGAMAKREDNGAVVVDQDVCIGCGTCVNSCPYGVPQIDEEAGVSSKCTLCFDRLDNDHRPWCVQACPAEARIVGDLNDPESEVSKYIAEKGAVPYLEENGTTPSVYYV encoded by the coding sequence ATGGCTAAGCAATATGGAATGGTGATCGACACGACTCGCTGCATGGGCTGCCAGACTTGCGCGGTTGCCTGCAAGGTATCCAACGACGTGCCCGGCGAGCTGTATTGGGCCCATGTGGAAGGACTCGAGGGCGATCTGTACCGCCCGACGGGCACCTTCCCGAAGGTGAAGATGAACTTCCGCCCCACGCTGTGCAACCACTGCGCCGAACCGGCCTGCGTGGCCAACTGCCCCACCGGCGCCATGGCGAAGCGCGAGGACAACGGCGCTGTGGTAGTGGATCAGGACGTGTGCATCGGGTGCGGCACCTGCGTGAACTCGTGCCCCTACGGGGTGCCGCAGATTGACGAGGAGGCCGGCGTGTCCTCGAAGTGCACCCTGTGCTTCGATCGTCTGGACAACGACCATCGTCCGTGGTGCGTGCAGGCCTGCCCGGCCGAGGCCCGCATCGTCGGCGACCTGAACGATCCGGAAAGCGAAGTGTCGAAGTACATCGCCGAGAAGGGTGCGGTGCCTTATTTGGAAGAGAACGGCACGACGCCTTCGGTCTATTACGTGTAA
- a CDS encoding Crp/Fnr family transcriptional regulator gives MTWTGKNEVLDEVISRAELERMLDEAGATYTSRRIPAGAMVFWSGEPDGNHYYVESGSVELYGVDAAGRKKVIDRYGPGMFFGFHILRDTNLTMSTAQCLEDSRILAIPKESFFKLLRGGADFSEYCVRYLFGLLSMQTNEMLNQSFYVTAQRVPMLLAKLAAERLAEDAAQQMVVLPYSNNDIADMLGVSRNSVTSVVSRLQAQGVIEKQRSAIRIIDAQRLVEIAQLEQE, from the coding sequence ATGACGTGGACGGGAAAGAACGAGGTGCTCGACGAGGTCATCAGCCGTGCCGAGCTAGAGCGCATGCTTGACGAGGCGGGCGCCACTTATACCTCGCGGCGCATTCCGGCCGGTGCCATGGTGTTCTGGAGCGGCGAGCCGGATGGCAACCATTACTATGTTGAAAGCGGCTCGGTGGAGCTGTACGGCGTCGATGCCGCTGGGCGCAAGAAAGTCATCGACCGCTACGGCCCCGGCATGTTCTTCGGATTCCATATCCTGCGCGACACCAATCTGACGATGTCGACGGCGCAGTGCTTGGAGGACAGCCGCATTCTGGCCATTCCCAAGGAGTCGTTCTTCAAGTTGCTTCGCGGGGGCGCGGATTTCTCCGAATACTGCGTGCGCTATCTGTTCGGGCTTTTGTCCATGCAGACCAACGAGATGCTGAACCAGTCGTTCTACGTGACGGCCCAGCGAGTGCCCATGTTGCTCGCCAAATTGGCGGCCGAGCGTCTTGCGGAAGACGCGGCGCAGCAAATGGTGGTGCTTCCCTACAGCAACAACGACATCGCCGACATGCTCGGCGTGAGCCGCAACTCGGTCACCTCGGTCGTCTCGCGCTTGCAGGCCCAGGGGGTCATCGAGAAGCAGCGCAGTGCCATTCGCATCATCGATGCGCAACGCCTCGTCGAGATTGCCCAGCTCGAGCAGGAGTAG
- a CDS encoding molybdopterin-dependent oxidoreductase, whose protein sequence is MEEKEQFAPTEIVKDGKVTRRTFVKGAGWLTITSAIGASALGCAPSKQGAEEEPLAETGPVADPEEGFTYKSACCSVNCTSRCHLRARVKDDKIYTVTPGQMPGRDDYANCCLRSIGLGTRTHDESVRVMHPMKRTGERGSGEFEQITWEQAIDEIAERMEATKAQYGPKACGFYSFTGNLSKLSWEAPTRFAGTYGATAFDIEGIMGDHGATMGMTLCFGQGRGAHDTRDYLNSKMVVLWGRNVADTHTSEFRYLVKARENGAKIVVVDPRLCSTAAIADQWIPIKAQTDPALALGMMNVIISKDLHAKDWLVANSVAPFLVRESDGALLRDGEGEDAAWMVWDTAANQAVPNTTEGVTAALSGTFEVNGEACRTAFDHLCDEVSKYTLEYTSEITGLDPEVIEAFAMDYINAQPAGIRMGQGMQRVYNSHSPFRTVATLAAVAGYIGVEGGGASHAGGTASIRSTPGVTIPAFNYDEWADTGANEVNMVKSSTLYDQIITKDPNPIDFMWFANSNFINMSPDANKIINEVLPNISTIVTVDPYWTWTAKCSDYVLPACNYWEKWDFLDRSPWVFFQSPAVTPAGESKSDVEIMSLLAAKVGLGDLWSKTDEEWVRSFVNEEHPAWEGFDFDKAVEEGIWGRPDGIYDSQIVFADGVFKTPSTKFTFYNDDLVEFEEEVPCYKPMLEDPKGPLGEKYPLVFLQYHDRMNVHTQHIGIPALAGIQDEPLLEMNPVDAKARGIADGDVVSITNDRGACKMKVFVTEGIVPGTVATQSGWTPDYTIEGNYQTLTHLTLNPTEEHISQTCTAFYDVLVEVEKA, encoded by the coding sequence ATGGAAGAGAAAGAGCAATTCGCTCCCACCGAGATCGTGAAGGACGGCAAGGTCACCCGCCGCACCTTCGTGAAGGGCGCGGGATGGCTGACCATCACGTCCGCCATCGGCGCCAGCGCCCTTGGCTGCGCACCGTCGAAGCAGGGCGCCGAGGAGGAGCCCCTGGCCGAGACCGGCCCGGTGGCCGATCCCGAGGAGGGCTTCACCTACAAGAGTGCCTGCTGCTCGGTGAACTGCACCTCGCGCTGCCACCTTCGCGCTCGCGTGAAAGACGACAAGATCTACACCGTCACCCCCGGCCAGATGCCTGGACGCGACGACTACGCCAACTGCTGCCTGCGCTCCATCGGCTTGGGAACGCGTACTCACGATGAGAGCGTGCGCGTCATGCATCCCATGAAGCGCACCGGCGAGCGCGGCAGCGGCGAGTTCGAGCAGATCACCTGGGAGCAGGCCATCGACGAGATCGCCGAGCGCATGGAGGCCACCAAGGCGCAGTATGGCCCTAAGGCTTGCGGCTTCTACTCGTTCACGGGCAACCTGTCGAAGCTCTCCTGGGAGGCACCCACCCGTTTTGCTGGCACCTATGGCGCCACCGCCTTCGACATCGAGGGCATTATGGGCGACCATGGCGCCACCATGGGCATGACGCTCTGCTTCGGCCAGGGCCGCGGCGCCCACGACACGCGCGACTACCTGAACTCCAAGATGGTGGTGCTCTGGGGCCGCAACGTGGCCGACACCCACACCTCCGAGTTCCGCTACCTCGTGAAGGCTCGCGAGAACGGTGCCAAGATCGTCGTCGTGGATCCGCGCCTGTGCTCCACGGCGGCCATCGCCGATCAGTGGATCCCCATCAAGGCCCAAACCGACCCGGCTCTGGCCCTCGGCATGATGAACGTCATCATCAGCAAGGACCTGCACGCGAAGGACTGGCTCGTCGCGAACTCCGTGGCACCGTTCCTCGTGCGCGAGTCCGACGGCGCGCTCTTGCGCGACGGCGAGGGCGAGGACGCCGCCTGGATGGTGTGGGACACGGCCGCGAACCAGGCGGTGCCCAACACCACCGAGGGCGTGACGGCCGCGCTTTCCGGCACCTTCGAAGTGAACGGCGAGGCGTGCCGTACCGCTTTCGACCACCTGTGCGACGAGGTGTCCAAGTACACCCTGGAGTACACCTCCGAGATCACCGGGCTGGATCCCGAGGTCATCGAGGCCTTCGCCATGGATTACATCAACGCCCAGCCGGCTGGCATTCGTATGGGTCAGGGCATGCAGCGCGTCTATAACTCCCACTCGCCCTTCCGCACTGTGGCCACGCTGGCCGCCGTGGCTGGCTACATTGGCGTGGAAGGCGGCGGTGCGTCCCACGCGGGCGGCACGGCGTCCATCCGCTCGACCCCCGGCGTCACCATTCCGGCGTTCAACTATGACGAGTGGGCCGACACGGGCGCCAACGAGGTGAACATGGTGAAGAGCTCGACGCTCTACGACCAGATCATCACCAAAGACCCCAATCCCATCGACTTCATGTGGTTCGCGAACTCGAACTTCATCAACATGAGCCCCGATGCCAACAAGATCATCAATGAGGTGCTGCCCAACATCTCCACCATCGTGACGGTGGATCCCTACTGGACCTGGACGGCGAAGTGCTCCGATTATGTGCTGCCGGCCTGCAACTACTGGGAGAAATGGGACTTCCTCGATCGCTCGCCCTGGGTGTTCTTCCAGAGCCCCGCGGTGACGCCGGCTGGCGAGAGCAAGTCCGACGTCGAGATCATGTCGCTTCTCGCGGCCAAGGTGGGCCTGGGCGATTTGTGGTCGAAGACCGACGAGGAATGGGTGCGCAGCTTCGTGAACGAGGAGCATCCGGCTTGGGAGGGCTTCGATTTCGACAAGGCCGTGGAAGAGGGCATCTGGGGACGTCCCGACGGCATCTACGACTCCCAGATCGTCTTCGCCGACGGCGTGTTCAAGACGCCTTCCACGAAGTTCACGTTCTACAACGACGACCTGGTGGAATTCGAGGAGGAAGTGCCCTGCTACAAGCCCATGTTGGAGGATCCGAAGGGCCCGCTCGGCGAGAAGTACCCGCTCGTGTTTCTGCAGTACCACGACCGCATGAACGTGCACACCCAGCACATCGGTATTCCGGCGCTGGCGGGCATTCAGGACGAGCCTCTGCTGGAGATGAACCCGGTGGATGCCAAAGCCCGCGGTATTGCCGACGGCGACGTGGTGAGTATCACAAACGATCGTGGCGCCTGCAAGATGAAGGTGTTTGTCACCGAGGGCATCGTGCCCGGTACGGTGGCCACCCAAAGCGGCTGGACTCCCGACTACACCATTGAGGGCAACTACCAGACGCTGACCCACTTGACGTTGAACCCCACAGAAGAGCACATTTCCCAAACCTGCACGGCATTCTACGACGTGCTGGTGGAAGTAGAGAAGGCGTAG